One Parageobacillus sp. KH3-4 genomic region harbors:
- a CDS encoding pyridoxal phosphate-dependent aminotransferase, with amino-acid sequence MKLAKRVASLTPSTTLAITAKAKELKAAGYDVIGLGAGEPDFNTPQHIIDAAVKAMNEGHTKYTPSGGLPALKAEIVKKFEKDQQLHYEPSEIIVCVGAKHALYTLFQVILDEGDEVIIPTPYWVSYPEQVKLAGGVPVYVKGLEENEFKITPEQLKAAITERTKAVIINSPSNPTGMIYTEEELKALGEVCLEHDILIVSDEIYEKLVYGNAKHVSIAQLSPELKAQTIVINGLSKSHSMTGWRIGYAAGNKEIIKAMTDLASHSTSNPTSIAQYAAIAAYSGPQEPVEEMRKAFEERLDIIYEKLVQIPGFTCVKPQGAFYLFPNAREAAKMAGYDTVDELVKALLEEANVALVPGSGFGAPDNVRLSYATSLDVLEKAVERIKQFMENKLQHA; translated from the coding sequence ATGAAACTTGCGAAACGAGTTGCTTCACTCACACCATCCACCACGCTAGCGATCACGGCAAAAGCAAAAGAGTTAAAAGCAGCAGGTTATGACGTGATTGGATTGGGAGCAGGCGAACCGGATTTTAACACGCCGCAGCATATTATTGACGCAGCTGTCAAAGCGATGAATGAAGGGCATACGAAATACACGCCGTCGGGCGGCCTGCCGGCTCTAAAAGCCGAGATTGTTAAGAAATTTGAAAAAGACCAGCAACTTCATTACGAGCCGTCGGAAATCATCGTTTGTGTCGGGGCCAAACACGCGTTATATACGTTATTTCAAGTTATTTTAGACGAAGGGGATGAAGTGATCATCCCGACTCCGTATTGGGTCAGCTATCCGGAGCAAGTGAAGCTTGCCGGCGGCGTTCCTGTTTATGTCAAAGGTTTGGAGGAAAACGAGTTTAAAATCACGCCGGAGCAGCTAAAAGCAGCGATTACGGAGCGGACAAAGGCGGTGATTATCAATTCGCCAAGCAATCCGACGGGAATGATTTATACGGAAGAGGAGTTAAAAGCGCTTGGTGAAGTTTGCTTGGAGCATGACATTTTGATCGTTTCCGATGAAATTTATGAAAAATTGGTGTACGGAAACGCCAAACACGTATCGATCGCGCAATTGTCGCCAGAGCTAAAAGCGCAAACGATCGTCATTAATGGCTTGTCCAAATCGCATTCGATGACGGGATGGCGGATTGGCTATGCGGCCGGAAACAAAGAAATTATTAAGGCGATGACCGATCTTGCCAGCCACAGCACCTCCAATCCGACATCGATCGCGCAATACGCAGCGATTGCTGCATACAGCGGTCCGCAAGAGCCGGTGGAAGAAATGCGCAAAGCATTTGAAGAACGGTTGGATATTATTTATGAAAAACTCGTGCAAATTCCAGGATTTACTTGCGTGAAGCCGCAAGGAGCGTTTTATTTGTTCCCAAACGCGCGTGAAGCGGCGAAAATGGCCGGTTATGATACGGTGGACGAATTGGTTAAAGCGCTGTTGGAAGAGGCGAACGTTGCGCTTGTGCCGGGATCCGGATTCGGCGCGCCGGACAATGTCCGCTTGTCATACGCCACGTCGCTTGATGTGTTGGAAAAAGCGGTGGAACGCATCAAACAATTTATGGAAAACAAACTGCAGCATGCGTAA
- the nth gene encoding endonuclease III: protein MLTKQQIRYCLDKMGEMFPNAHCELVHRNPFELLIAVVLSAQCTDALVNKVTKRLFEKYKTPEDYVAVPLEELQQDIRSIGLYRNKAKNIQKLCAMLIEKYDGQVPQDRDELMKLPGVGRKTANVVVSVAFGIPAIAVDTHVERVSKRLGFCRWNDSVLEVEKTLMKKIPKEEWSITHHRMIFFGRYHCKAQSPQCHVCPLLDLCREGKKRMSKRG, encoded by the coding sequence ATGCTTACAAAACAACAGATTCGCTATTGTTTAGATAAAATGGGGGAAATGTTTCCGAATGCGCATTGCGAATTAGTGCATCGCAATCCGTTTGAATTATTAATCGCTGTCGTTCTATCCGCCCAATGTACAGATGCGTTGGTGAACAAAGTAACGAAACGGTTATTTGAAAAATATAAAACGCCGGAAGACTATGTGGCCGTCCCGCTGGAGGAGTTGCAGCAAGATATTCGTTCGATCGGCCTTTATCGCAATAAAGCAAAAAATATTCAAAAATTATGCGCGATGCTAATAGAAAAGTATGATGGACAAGTTCCACAAGATCGCGACGAGCTAATGAAACTGCCTGGAGTCGGGCGGAAAACGGCGAACGTCGTCGTTTCTGTCGCCTTTGGCATACCGGCAATCGCCGTCGATACGCATGTTGAGCGCGTCAGTAAACGCCTCGGTTTTTGTCGGTGGAATGATTCTGTATTGGAAGTCGAGAAAACATTGATGAAAAAAATTCCAAAAGAAGAATGGTCGATTACACATCACCGCATGATTTTTTTCGGCCGTTACCATTGCAAAGCGCAATCTCCGCAATGTCACGTTTGTCCGCTTCTTGATTTATGCCGGGAAGGAAAAAAGCGGATGAGCAAAAGGGGTTAA
- a CDS encoding YpmA family protein, with product MESKIEVLATVKIQHSDDLYKIVDCLNRTLKRDNLMFGLALDEKDKKQAIFTIYRT from the coding sequence ATGGAAAGTAAAATCGAGGTGCTTGCTACTGTAAAAATCCAACATTCCGATGACTTATACAAAATCGTCGATTGCCTGAACCGGACGTTGAAGCGAGACAATCTTATGTTCGGGCTCGCTTTAGATGAAAAGGATAAAAAGCAGGCGATTTTTACTATTTATCGTACGTAA
- a CDS encoding DnaD domain-containing protein, which translates to MDKKKLAEWLSQGSIAIPKLLLYHYKHLGLSEAEFVLLLHIHSFIEEGILFPTPAELAAKMTITPSECMEMLRKLVQKGFISIEENVDEQEIRSEKYSLQPLWEKLVHYLYAELLKEEKREQQEEEQSLYTVFEQEFGRPLSPFECETLSMWIDQDGHSPLLIKAALREAVLSGKLNFRYIDRILFEWKKNGIRTIEQAQNYGRRFRKYQQSSKSTQPAQSEYKQTIPFFNWLES; encoded by the coding sequence ATGGATAAAAAGAAATTGGCCGAATGGCTGTCCCAAGGAAGCATTGCCATTCCGAAGCTATTATTGTATCATTATAAACATCTCGGTTTGTCGGAAGCAGAATTCGTGCTGCTATTGCATATACACTCTTTTATTGAAGAGGGAATTTTATTCCCTACTCCGGCTGAGTTGGCTGCAAAAATGACGATCACTCCTTCCGAGTGCATGGAAATGCTTCGGAAATTGGTGCAAAAAGGGTTTATTTCGATTGAAGAGAACGTTGATGAGCAAGAAATTCGTAGCGAAAAATATTCGCTGCAGCCGCTCTGGGAAAAGCTTGTCCATTATTTATACGCCGAGTTGCTAAAAGAGGAAAAACGCGAGCAGCAAGAAGAAGAACAAAGCTTGTATACGGTGTTTGAACAAGAGTTTGGCCGACCGCTGTCTCCGTTTGAATGTGAAACATTATCGATGTGGATTGACCAAGACGGACATAGTCCGCTTCTCATCAAAGCGGCGCTTCGTGAAGCGGTGTTGTCAGGCAAGTTGAATTTCCGCTACATTGATCGCATTTTATTTGAATGGAAAAAGAACGGAATTCGTACGATCGAGCAGGCGCAAAATTACGGGAGAAGATTTCGCAAATATCAGCAGTCTTCCAAGTCTACACAGCCTGCGCAAAGTGAGTATAAACAAACGATTCCATTTTTTAACTGGCTGGAGTCATAA
- a CDS encoding DUF5590 domain-containing protein, producing the protein MKKWIVLVLVFLCLGVWQAISVYRDALQPKQSLVEKALERAKEKIAFTRIERTYTYYGDRTYTVFIGENKQGKKYIVWVPEKKGKIVVKRAESGITETEAIAKLKAERHPKKLISAKLGMEKGVPLWELTYIDQHDRYSFYYLSFTDGTFLKRYSFQQ; encoded by the coding sequence ATGAAAAAGTGGATCGTTTTAGTGCTCGTTTTTTTATGTCTTGGAGTTTGGCAGGCGATCTCCGTTTACCGGGATGCTTTGCAGCCAAAACAGTCGCTGGTGGAAAAGGCGTTAGAGCGAGCAAAAGAAAAAATTGCTTTCACGCGTATTGAGCGCACTTATACATACTATGGAGACCGCACTTATACCGTTTTTATCGGCGAGAATAAACAGGGAAAAAAATATATCGTCTGGGTTCCAGAAAAGAAGGGAAAAATTGTTGTCAAACGAGCGGAAAGCGGCATTACAGAAACAGAAGCGATCGCGAAATTAAAAGCGGAGCGCCATCCGAAAAAACTTATTTCCGCCAAGCTTGGCATGGAAAAGGGCGTACCTCTTTGGGAGTTAACATACATTGATCAACATGATCGCTATTCGTTTTATTACTTAAGCTTTACTGACGGAACATTTCTAAAGAGGTACAGTTTTCAACAATGA
- the panB gene encoding 3-methyl-2-oxobutanoate hydroxymethyltransferase, which yields MKTKTDFLRMKQENEPIVMLTAYDFPSAKLAEAAGVDMILVGDSLGMVVLGYDSTIPVTVEEMIHHTKAVRRGAPNTFIVTDMPFMSYHLSMEEALRNAQRIMQQSGANAVKVEGADDVVNVIRALTKAGVPVVAHLGLTPQSVGVLGGYKVQGKDAESARKLMEDAKLCEKAGAIALVLECVPKQIAAEITKQLTIPTIGIGAGNEVDGQVLVYHDVLGYGVDRVPKFVKKYANIQETITHALANYVADVKLRRFPEAAHMFTMKEEEWVALYGGKQL from the coding sequence ATGAAAACGAAAACCGACTTTTTGCGAATGAAGCAAGAAAATGAGCCGATTGTCATGCTGACTGCTTACGATTTCCCGTCGGCGAAACTGGCGGAAGCAGCGGGAGTGGATATGATTTTAGTCGGCGATTCGCTTGGGATGGTCGTTTTAGGGTATGATTCAACGATACCCGTTACCGTTGAAGAGATGATTCATCATACGAAAGCGGTACGCCGCGGAGCGCCAAACACGTTTATCGTAACCGACATGCCGTTTATGTCTTATCATTTGTCCATGGAAGAAGCGCTCCGCAATGCGCAACGCATCATGCAACAATCAGGGGCAAACGCGGTGAAAGTGGAAGGCGCCGATGACGTTGTCAACGTTATTCGCGCGCTTACAAAAGCGGGAGTTCCTGTCGTGGCACATCTTGGGCTTACTCCGCAGTCTGTTGGGGTGCTTGGCGGCTATAAAGTGCAGGGCAAAGACGCGGAAAGCGCCCGGAAGCTGATGGAAGACGCTAAGTTGTGCGAAAAAGCTGGCGCGATCGCTCTCGTTTTGGAATGTGTGCCGAAACAAATTGCCGCGGAAATTACAAAACAGTTGACGATCCCGACCATCGGCATCGGCGCTGGCAACGAAGTGGATGGTCAAGTACTCGTATATCATGATGTGCTTGGATATGGAGTGGACCGTGTTCCGAAATTCGTGAAAAAATACGCCAATATTCAAGAAACGATTACCCACGCGCTTGCCAATTACGTTGCTGATGTGAAGCTGCGGCGGTTTCCGGAAGCAGCTCATATGTTTACGATGAAGGAAGAAGAATGGGTTGCCCTATACGGAGGAAAACAATTATGA
- the panC gene encoding pantoate--beta-alanine ligase yields the protein MIVTTKVQDMQTMMQQYRLEGKTIGFVPTMGYLHEGHVALIRKAREENDIVALSVFVNPLQFGPNEDFERYPRDIERDERIAKENGVDVFFCPSVEEMYPRPLSVQVVVKERVDVLCGKSRPGHFDGVATVLTKLFHIVMPTRAYFGMKDAQQVAVVDGLIRDFHFPIELVAVPTVREEDGLAKSSRNVYLSPEERKEAPALYQALQQAKQAIENGERHPETVRALVKNYIQAHTSAEIDYVEIYSYPELKSLEKLCGKVIVAVAVRFANARLIDNIVMDIK from the coding sequence ATGATAGTGACAACGAAAGTACAAGACATGCAAACGATGATGCAACAATATCGCCTTGAGGGAAAAACGATCGGTTTTGTGCCGACGATGGGATATTTGCACGAAGGGCACGTTGCTCTCATTAGAAAAGCGCGTGAGGAAAACGATATCGTCGCATTAAGCGTTTTTGTCAATCCGCTTCAGTTCGGTCCAAATGAAGATTTTGAGCGATACCCGCGCGATATCGAGCGCGATGAGCGCATTGCGAAAGAAAACGGTGTCGACGTTTTCTTTTGCCCAAGTGTAGAGGAAATGTATCCGCGCCCATTAAGCGTGCAAGTGGTCGTGAAAGAGCGCGTCGACGTGCTTTGCGGAAAATCAAGACCTGGCCATTTCGACGGCGTTGCTACCGTCTTGACGAAATTGTTTCACATTGTCATGCCGACGCGTGCTTATTTCGGGATGAAAGACGCGCAGCAAGTCGCGGTGGTTGACGGACTTATTCGCGATTTTCATTTCCCAATCGAATTAGTCGCTGTACCGACCGTTCGCGAAGAAGACGGCCTTGCCAAAAGTTCCCGCAACGTTTACTTATCGCCGGAAGAACGAAAAGAGGCACCGGCGCTCTACCAAGCGCTGCAACAGGCAAAACAGGCAATCGAGAACGGAGAGCGCCATCCGGAGACGGTTCGCGCATTAGTAAAAAACTATATTCAAGCGCACACAAGCGCGGAGATCGATTATGTGGAAATATACTCTTACCCGGAGTTAAAATCGCTTGAAAAGCTATGCGGAAAAGTGATTGTCGCTGTTGCCGTTCGTTTTGCTAATGCCCGTCTCATCGATAATATCGTAATGGATATAAAGTGA
- the dinG gene encoding ATP-dependent DNA helicase DinG, which yields MKDRFVIMDLETTGNVPKKGDRIIQLGMVVVENGQIVDRFSSFFNPERDIPPFVQQLTNINEQMVADAPIFAEEAAKVADMLQQSYFVAHNVSFDLQFLQEELQMAGFPPFSGPTIDTVELARIVFPDAESYKLTDLAKLLCITHNQPHHADSDAEVTAKLFIALLDRLRQLPLATLQHLKRLSPYLKSDLYSLLDNMMIEKMTSLADEKSYIFYHGVALKKPAPMQKKDKGGNKQASFAEFFAGPHTLPLDHYERRDGQWEMMKLVYEALDTSQHALVEAGTGIGKSLAYLIPSAFFAYERQKRVVISTHTLQLQQQLLERDIPFVKTIVPFPLRVAVLKGKRNYLSLDKFVAFLREHHQNYDVVLLKCQLLVWLTKTETGDIDELNVSSGARLFLPFLFMDEEDNGGKYNFFLRAKQRAEEADIVITNHAFLLHDVTASTPLLPDYEHIVIDEAHHLEDVASRYFGQQVDYVSIRLLLTRIGKISENGSLAKLMKLFERHHLNAEDRFLRCERLVEELQFECDELFRMMRRYALDRKPPESGRCRYRIAPKKESGRQWSAMKELLWRVRDHIAQLVDETKRLQAIFIQNEMETSISNKSCSYFSDVSSLSHIVDALFDLMESDDPMMVRWIEAEEKGAANATAIYSQPIQLDEFFAERLFMRKKSVVLTSATLTMNGSFAYMISRLGLSDFYPICQTIPSPFSYKEQAILMIPSDFPSISSVSLEEYASAVAEGIAQIAERIKGKMLVLFTSYELLRLTAAAMNMDERSGEHVLIAQGVQSGSAAKLTRAFQQFEQAILFGTSNFWEGVDLPGDELSVVVIVRLPFAPPDDPVIAAKSEHIRAKGGNPFYELSLPEAVLRFKQGFGRLIRTKKDKGAVFVLDRRLTSASYGKYFLNSLPPLNVYEQSLDQLLQKLEKWL from the coding sequence ATGAAAGACCGGTTTGTAATCATGGATTTAGAAACAACGGGGAATGTTCCGAAAAAAGGCGACCGCATTATTCAGCTTGGCATGGTAGTCGTAGAAAACGGGCAGATTGTCGATCGTTTCTCGAGTTTTTTCAATCCAGAGAGGGATATTCCTCCATTTGTTCAGCAGTTAACGAACATTAATGAACAAATGGTCGCTGATGCGCCTATTTTTGCTGAGGAAGCGGCGAAAGTCGCCGACATGCTGCAGCAATCTTATTTCGTCGCCCATAACGTCTCGTTTGATTTGCAGTTTTTACAGGAAGAATTACAGATGGCAGGATTTCCCCCATTTTCAGGGCCGACGATCGATACGGTCGAACTTGCCCGCATCGTTTTTCCAGATGCTGAAAGTTATAAATTAACAGATTTGGCAAAACTTCTATGTATTACCCATAACCAGCCACATCACGCTGACAGCGATGCGGAAGTCACCGCTAAATTATTCATCGCGTTACTGGACCGCTTGCGCCAGCTGCCGCTTGCGACGCTGCAACATTTAAAGCGCTTGTCGCCCTATTTGAAAAGCGATTTATATTCGTTGCTGGACAATATGATGATAGAAAAGATGACATCTTTAGCCGATGAGAAGTCATATATATTTTACCATGGCGTTGCGCTAAAAAAACCTGCTCCCATGCAGAAAAAAGACAAAGGCGGCAACAAGCAAGCTTCGTTTGCCGAATTTTTTGCCGGTCCGCATACGCTTCCGCTTGATCATTATGAAAGACGAGATGGGCAATGGGAAATGATGAAGCTCGTTTATGAGGCGCTCGACACGTCGCAGCACGCTTTAGTCGAAGCGGGGACAGGCATTGGCAAATCGCTGGCGTATTTAATTCCAAGCGCCTTTTTTGCGTATGAGCGGCAAAAGCGCGTCGTGATTAGCACGCATACGCTCCAGCTGCAACAGCAGCTGCTTGAGCGCGACATCCCTTTCGTAAAAACGATTGTTCCGTTTCCGCTTCGCGTAGCAGTGCTGAAAGGGAAGCGCAATTATCTTTCATTGGATAAGTTTGTCGCTTTTTTGCGGGAGCATCATCAAAACTATGATGTTGTATTGTTGAAATGCCAGCTTCTTGTTTGGTTGACGAAAACGGAAACAGGAGATATAGACGAATTAAACGTCTCATCTGGAGCACGTTTATTTTTGCCATTTCTGTTTATGGATGAGGAAGATAACGGCGGCAAATATAATTTCTTTTTACGAGCGAAACAGCGTGCTGAAGAAGCCGATATTGTGATCACCAATCACGCTTTTTTATTGCATGACGTTACTGCTTCTACACCGCTTTTGCCTGATTATGAACATATAGTCATTGATGAGGCGCACCATCTGGAAGATGTGGCGTCCCGTTATTTCGGGCAACAAGTCGATTATGTGTCTATTCGTTTGCTATTAACAAGAATTGGTAAAATAAGTGAAAATGGTTCGCTTGCGAAGTTGATGAAATTATTTGAACGGCATCATCTAAATGCGGAGGATCGTTTTTTGCGTTGTGAGCGGCTTGTGGAAGAGCTTCAGTTTGAGTGTGACGAGCTGTTTCGCATGATGCGCCGTTATGCATTAGACCGAAAGCCGCCGGAATCGGGGCGCTGCCGCTATCGCATTGCGCCAAAAAAAGAAAGCGGCCGCCAATGGAGCGCAATGAAAGAACTGCTATGGCGGGTACGTGATCATATTGCCCAGCTTGTTGACGAAACAAAGCGGTTGCAGGCGATTTTCATACAAAACGAAATGGAAACATCCATATCCAATAAGTCATGTTCGTATTTTTCCGACGTTTCCTCCTTGAGCCACATTGTCGATGCATTGTTCGATTTAATGGAAAGCGATGATCCAATGATGGTGCGGTGGATCGAAGCGGAGGAAAAGGGAGCGGCAAACGCTACTGCGATTTATTCGCAGCCGATTCAGCTCGATGAATTTTTTGCCGAACGGCTGTTTATGCGAAAAAAAAGCGTTGTGCTTACATCGGCGACATTAACGATGAATGGCAGTTTCGCATATATGATATCCCGTCTCGGATTAAGTGACTTTTATCCAATTTGCCAAACGATTCCGTCCCCGTTTTCGTATAAAGAACAAGCGATCCTAATGATTCCGAGCGATTTTCCATCCATTTCTTCTGTATCATTAGAAGAATATGCTTCCGCTGTGGCTGAAGGGATAGCACAAATTGCTGAACGAATCAAAGGGAAAATGCTCGTACTTTTTACTTCTTACGAGCTGCTGCGATTGACTGCCGCCGCGATGAATATGGATGAACGAAGCGGAGAACATGTATTGATCGCCCAGGGAGTACAAAGCGGCAGTGCAGCAAAACTGACAAGAGCGTTTCAACAGTTTGAACAAGCGATTTTGTTTGGAACAAGCAATTTTTGGGAAGGAGTCGATTTGCCTGGTGACGAGCTGTCGGTGGTAGTGATCGTCCGCTTACCGTTTGCGCCACCAGATGACCCGGTCATCGCGGCAAAGAGCGAGCATATTCGCGCCAAAGGAGGGAATCCTTTTTACGAGCTGTCTCTTCCGGAAGCGGTACTCCGCTTTAAGCAAGGGTTCGGAAGGCTGATTCGCACGAAAAAGGATAAAGGGGCGGTGTTTGTACTTGATCGCCGTCTTACGTCTGCTTCATACGGAAAATATTTCTTAAATTCATTGCCGCCGCTCAACGTCTATGAACAATCGCTTGATCAACTTTTACAAAAACTGGAAAAATGGCTATGA
- the asnS gene encoding asparagine--tRNA ligase, which produces MKTTIAEVKNYVGQEVTIGAWLANKRSSGKIAFLQLRDGTGFIQGVVEKSKVTEDVFQIAKSISQETSLYVTGTVRIDERSPFGYELSVTNLEIIHEAVDYPITPKEHGVEFLMDHRHLWLRSRRQHAIMKIRNEVIRATYEFFNDHGFVKVDPPILTGSAPEGTTELFHTKYFDEDAYLSQSGQLYMEAAAMALGKVFSFGPTFRAEKSKTRRHLIEFWMIEPEMAFYEFEDNLKLQEQYVSHIVQSVLKNCQLELKTLGRDTTKLELVKPPFPRITYDEAIQLLHDKGLNDIQWGDDFGAPHETAIAESFDKPVFITHYPATLKPFYMQPDPNRPDVVLCADLIAPEGYGEIIGGSERIHDYELLKKRLEEHHLPLDAYKWYLELRQYGSVPHSGFGLGLERTVAWICGVDHVRETIPFPRLLNRLYP; this is translated from the coding sequence GTGAAAACGACGATTGCAGAAGTAAAAAATTACGTAGGACAAGAAGTAACGATCGGCGCTTGGCTTGCAAACAAGCGTTCAAGCGGAAAGATCGCCTTTTTGCAATTGCGTGACGGAACGGGTTTTATTCAAGGTGTTGTCGAAAAATCGAAAGTGACAGAAGATGTTTTTCAAATCGCTAAATCGATCTCACAAGAAACGTCGCTATACGTGACGGGAACGGTGCGCATCGATGAACGTTCTCCGTTCGGATATGAACTTTCCGTAACAAATTTAGAAATTATTCATGAAGCGGTTGACTATCCGATTACGCCGAAAGAACACGGAGTCGAATTTTTAATGGATCATCGCCACCTTTGGTTGCGGTCGCGCCGTCAGCATGCGATTATGAAAATTCGCAATGAAGTGATTCGCGCGACGTATGAATTTTTCAACGATCACGGTTTTGTGAAAGTCGATCCGCCGATTTTGACCGGTAGCGCGCCTGAAGGAACGACGGAATTATTTCATACAAAATATTTTGATGAGGATGCATATTTATCGCAAAGCGGGCAATTATATATGGAAGCAGCGGCGATGGCGCTCGGTAAAGTATTTTCCTTTGGTCCAACGTTCCGTGCCGAAAAATCAAAAACGCGCCGCCATTTAATTGAATTTTGGATGATTGAGCCGGAAATGGCGTTTTATGAATTCGAAGATAATTTAAAGCTTCAGGAACAATACGTTTCACATATTGTCCAATCGGTATTGAAAAATTGCCAGTTAGAGTTAAAAACGTTAGGGCGCGACACGACAAAGCTCGAGCTTGTGAAGCCTCCATTTCCGCGCATTACATATGATGAGGCGATTCAGCTTCTGCATGATAAAGGGCTTAACGACATCCAATGGGGCGACGATTTTGGCGCTCCACACGAAACAGCGATTGCCGAAAGTTTTGACAAACCTGTCTTTATTACGCATTATCCGGCAACGCTGAAGCCGTTTTATATGCAGCCGGACCCGAACCGTCCAGATGTTGTGCTGTGCGCCGACTTGATCGCGCCGGAAGGCTATGGCGAAATTATTGGCGGTTCGGAGCGGATTCATGATTATGAACTGCTGAAGAAGCGGTTAGAAGAGCATCATTTGCCGCTTGATGCGTATAAATGGTACTTAGAATTGCGGCAATACGGCTCTGTGCCGCACTCTGGGTTCGGGCTTGGGCTGGAGCGCACCGTTGCTTGGATTTGCGGCGTCGACCACGTTCGCGAAACGATTCCGTTCCCGCGTTTGCTTAACCGTCTTTATCCGTAA
- the panD gene encoding aspartate 1-decarboxylase, translated as MFRTLMNAKIHRARVTEANLNYVGSITIDADILDAVGMVANEKVQIVNNNNGARFETYIIPGERGSGVFCLNGAAARLVQKGDVIIVISYAIVPEEKIAQHRPKIAIMDENNRIQQLIVEEPAHTVL; from the coding sequence ATGTTTCGCACATTAATGAACGCGAAAATTCACCGCGCTCGTGTAACGGAGGCAAATTTGAACTATGTTGGCAGCATTACGATCGATGCTGACATTTTGGATGCGGTCGGCATGGTTGCTAATGAAAAAGTGCAAATTGTCAACAATAATAATGGAGCGCGTTTTGAAACATATATTATTCCTGGTGAGCGCGGCAGCGGGGTATTTTGTTTGAATGGCGCCGCTGCCCGGCTTGTGCAAAAGGGGGATGTCATTATTGTAATTTCCTATGCGATCGTTCCTGAGGAAAAAATCGCCCAACATCGCCCGAAAATCGCGATTATGGACGAGAACAATCGCATTCAGCAGCTCATTGTCGAAGAACCAGCACATACGGTTTTATAA